The following proteins are co-located in the bacterium genome:
- a CDS encoding DUF952 domain-containing protein: MAHRADWLAAQDGGQYGGSPDDRRDGFIHFSTAAQVARSAHKHRAGQPDLLLLHVDPAQLGAALRWEASGSGETFPHLYATLPVDVVARVDPLPLGPDGLHVFPRLATGV, from the coding sequence ATGGCCCACCGCGCCGACTGGCTCGCCGCGCAGGACGGCGGGCAGTACGGCGGCAGCCCGGACGACCGGCGCGACGGCTTCATCCACTTCTCCACCGCCGCCCAGGTCGCGCGCTCCGCGCACAAGCACCGCGCCGGACAGCCGGATCTGCTGCTCCTGCACGTCGACCCCGCGCAGCTCGGCGCGGCCCTGCGATGGGAGGCGTCGGGCAGCGGCGAGACGTTCCCGCACCTCTACGCGACGCTCCCCGTCGACGTCGTCGCGCGTGTCGACCCGCTGCCGCTCGGCCCGGATGGGCTGCACGTCTTCCCGCGGCTCGCCACCGGCGTCTGA